A stretch of DNA from Noviherbaspirillum sedimenti:
TTGCCGCCGGCGCTGCAGCATGCCGAGGACTATCCGGCGCAGCTGATTTCCGACAGTTGCGCGCTGCATCAGCCGATGGTGTTGGCCGCGCCCGCGCATCATCCGCAATATGGCGCCCATGCCTGCTGGCACCGGCATCCGGCCGCCGCCGTTCTGTGCCTGCCGATCCTGCGCCATGGCCGCCTGCTCGGCGCCCTCTATATGGAACGCGAACAGGGCGACTCCTTTGCCGCCACCTTGTCGCTGCTGGAATCGCTGTTGCGCCAGCTCGGTACGGCGATCGAGAACGCGCTGCTGTATGCCGATCTCGAACAGCAGATCGTCGAACGCAGCCGTGCCGAAAAAGTTGCGCGCGAAGGCGAGCGGCGCTGGCGCACCTTTCTCGAACATGCCCGCATGGCGGTGATGACGCTGGATCTGTCCGGCGCGATCGAGTATGTCAATCCCTTCCTGTGCGAGCTGTTCGGCTATGCCGAGGATGAATTGATCGGCAAGGACTGGACGCGCGTGTTGCTGTCGCCGCAGGAGCAGGGCGCCGGCCAACAGGCCATGCTGCGCGCGGAACTGCAGGCGCACGGTCATTTCAACAGCCTGGCCAGGCTGCGTACCAGGGAAGGGCAGGAACGTCTGATCGCCTGGTCCAGTTCGCTGCTGCGCGATCCTGACGGCCGGCCAATCGGCAGCATTGGCATCGGCACCGACATGACCGACCAGCGCAATGCAGAACGCGCCTTGCGCCAGTTGAACGAGGAACTGGAACAGCGCGTGGTCCGCCGCACCAGCGACCTGGCCGCGGCCAATCAGGAGCTCGATTCCTTTGCCTATTCAATCTCGCATGACCTGCGCGCGCCGCTGCGCAGCATCGATGGCTTCAGCCAGGCCCTGACGGAGGATTATGGCGCGGGGCTGGATGCGCAGGCGCTGGATTACTTGCGGCGCGTGCGCAATGCCGCGCACCGCATGGGCGGCATGATCGATGCAATGCTGCATATGTCGCGGCAGACGCGCGGCGCGCTGGCGACGGAAGAAATCGATCTGTCGGCGATGGCGCAGGAAGTGCTGGAAGAGTTGCGCCAGCGCGCACCGCAGCGCAGCGTCCGGCTGCTGGTCGCGCCGGGCTTGCGGGCGCGTGCCGATGCCCGGCTGATGCGGGTGACGCTGGACAATCTGCTTGGCAATGCCTGGAAGTACAGTGTCGGTGCCGCGGCTGCCGAAATCGCCTTCGAGGCTGAGCAGCGGGAAGGTGAGATGGTTTACTGCGTGCGCGACAACGGTGCCGGCTTCGATATGGCGCGCGCCGGCAAGCTGTTCCACGCATTCCAGCGCCTGCATGCCGATGTTGAGGGACACGGCATTGGCCTGGCCACCGCACAACGCATTATCCACCGCCATGGCGGGCGCATCTGGGCGCAGGCCGAGCCAGGCAAGGGCGCTGCCTTCTTCTTTACGCTGGCCTCCTGAACGAGCGTTTGCTGTCGCGACAATTCCCGCTAAGCTACAATGCGCAGCATGAATGCTTCCTTATCCGCTGCTGCCATCGCCGCCTGGGCACAAACTGCGGCGTCCCATGTCGCCGTCGAAGTCGTCGGCCAGACCGCTTCCACCAACGCAGACTTGCTGGCCAGGGTCGGGCAGCTGGTGCAGCCGACCCTGCTGGCGGCCGCGTCGCAAACCGCCGGCCGCGGCCGCGCCGGGCGCACCTGGATGTCTGACGCCGGCGCCAGCCTGACTTTTTCGCTGGCCTGGCCGGTGCGGCGGTCGCTGCGCGAACTGTCCGGCTTGCCGCTGGCGGTCGGGGTGGCGCTGGCCGATACGCTGGCCTCGTGCGCAGTGCCGGTGCGGCTGAAATGGCCAAACGACTTGCTGATGGACGGCGCCAAGCTGGGCGGCATCCTGATCGAGACTGCGCTGGAAAAAAGCGGCGGCGGCCAGCAGCTGTGGGCAGTCATCGGCGTGGGCATGAACCTGGCGCTGCCGGAAGAACTGGCGCGGCAAATCGGCCGGCCGGCGGCAGCGTTGCCGGGAGCGGCGATACAGGACCGTAACCGTTTGCTGGGCTTGCTCTTGAACGGCCTGGCCGGCGCCTTGCTGCAATTCGAGCGCGAGGGATTTGCTGCATTCATGACGCGCTGGAATGCCCTGCATGCCTGGGCCGGGCAAGCCGTGCAAATCCTTGACCACGACCGCATCGTACTGGAAGGCGTGGCCGTGGGCGTGGATGCACAAGGCCAGCTGTTGCTGGATACGGCCGACGGCCGGGTGCCGGTGCTGGCCGGCGACGTGTCGCTGCGCATGAAAGATGAAGGAGGCGTAAGCCATGTTGTTGCTGGTTGACGCGGGCAATACCCGCATCAAGTGGGCGCTGATGCAGCCGGCGCGGCTGGGTCATGCCGAACTCGGGCACTGGTCAGGTTACGGCTCGGTGCGTAACGAAGACATATGCCAGATGGCCGATGCGATCAAGGGGGAGGATATTTCCCGCGTGCTGATCTCCAACGTGGCGGGAGCGGAAATGCGCGCGGCGCTGGAACGCATGGCCTTGCGCGCGCTGGGAATGAAGCCGGTGCCGCTGACCTGGTTTGCCTCGCAGGCGGAACTGGCCGGTGTCAGGAATGGCTACCGCGATCCGGCGCAACTGGGCTGCGACCGTTTCGCCGCGCTGATCGGCGCGCGCGCGCTGTTTCCCGGCGTGCCGCTGCTGGTTGCCACCTGCGGCACCGCCACCACGGTCGATGCGCTTGATGCCGATGGCCGCTTCCGCGGCGGGATGATCCTGCCGGGACTGGGTTTGATGGCATCCTCGCTGGCGCGAAATACCGCGCAGTTGCCGCAAGTGCCACAATATAATGTGGGCGCGCAGCCTTTTGCCGACAATACCCATGACGCCATCGCCAGTGGCTGCATTGCGGCCCAGGCAGGGGCAATCGGACGCGCACTCGCTGCGCACGCAGCGCTGCTGGAGGAAGACGCCGGTCGTTTGCAATGCATCCTTTCGGGAGGGGCGGCTGGCGCGATCAGTCCGCATCTTCCGGTCGTCGCGCGGCAGGTGGATAACCTGGTGCTGATCGGTTTGCAGGCGGTACTCACTTTGACGCAATCACCATGCTGAAATTTATTTTCTGGGCGCTGCTGTTGATCAATGGCGCCTTGTTCGCCTACCACCAGGGCCATCTTGACAGCTTGCTTCCGGTCAGCCGCGAACCGGCACGCCTGGCGCAGCAGATCAACGCCGACAAGATCCGGCTGCTGCCGGCGGACGCCAGGCCAGCGAACCAGGCGCCGGCCAGCCCGGCAGCCAATCCCGCCATCGATCCGGCCAGTAAGGCCGAGCCCGTTGCCGCAGCCGCTACGCTGGTCGCTGCGGCGGATGCTGCCTTGCCGGTGGTCGAAGTAAAACCGGATGCCGACAAGAAAGCCGAAGCCGAGAAGAAGGCCGACGCCGACAAGAAAGTGGAAGCCAACAAGAAAGCGGATCGTCTCGTCTGTACCGAAATCGGCAATTTCAGCGAGGCCGACGCTGGCCGTTTCGAGGCGCGGCTGGCAGCGCTGACGCCGGGTGCGCGCCTGTCGCGGCGCGTGATCCGTGAAGTCAGCAGCCACATGGTGTACATCCCGCCGCAGGGCAGCAAGGAGAACGCTGACCGGAAAGTCGATCAGTTGCGCGGCCTCGGCGTTACCGATTTTTACATGATCCAGGACCAGTCCGAGATGCGTTGGGGAATTTCGCTCGGCATTTTCAGCACGGAAGAAGCGGCTAAAAAACGGCTGGAGCAGCTCAAACAGCAGGGTGTGCGCAGCGGCCGCATTGGTGCGCGCAATGCGGTCAACAAAGTCGCATTCCAGTTGCGCGCGCTGGACGCCGCCGGGCGGGAAAAGGTGGAGAAGATCAAGACCGATTTCC
This window harbors:
- a CDS encoding type III pantothenate kinase is translated as MLLLVDAGNTRIKWALMQPARLGHAELGHWSGYGSVRNEDICQMADAIKGEDISRVLISNVAGAEMRAALERMALRALGMKPVPLTWFASQAELAGVRNGYRDPAQLGCDRFAALIGARALFPGVPLLVATCGTATTVDALDADGRFRGGMILPGLGLMASSLARNTAQLPQVPQYNVGAQPFADNTHDAIASGCIAAQAGAIGRALAAHAALLEEDAGRLQCILSGGAAGAISPHLPVVARQVDNLVLIGLQAVLTLTQSPC
- a CDS encoding biotin--[acetyl-CoA-carboxylase] ligase — translated: MNASLSAAAIAAWAQTAASHVAVEVVGQTASTNADLLARVGQLVQPTLLAAASQTAGRGRAGRTWMSDAGASLTFSLAWPVRRSLRELSGLPLAVGVALADTLASCAVPVRLKWPNDLLMDGAKLGGILIETALEKSGGGQQLWAVIGVGMNLALPEELARQIGRPAAALPGAAIQDRNRLLGLLLNGLAGALLQFEREGFAAFMTRWNALHAWAGQAVQILDHDRIVLEGVAVGVDAQGQLLLDTADGRVPVLAGDVSLRMKDEGGVSHVVAG
- a CDS encoding SPOR domain-containing protein; translation: MLKFIFWALLLINGALFAYHQGHLDSLLPVSREPARLAQQINADKIRLLPADARPANQAPASPAANPAIDPASKAEPVAAAATLVAAADAALPVVEVKPDADKKAEAEKKADADKKVEANKKADRLVCTEIGNFSEADAGRFEARLAALTPGARLSRRVIREVSSHMVYIPPQGSKENADRKVDQLRGLGVTDFYMIQDQSEMRWGISLGIFSTEEAAKKRLEQLKQQGVRSGRIGARNAVNKVAFQLRALDAAGREKVEKIKTDFPQQQQHNCAA